In Sander vitreus isolate 19-12246 chromosome 4, sanVit1, whole genome shotgun sequence, the genomic stretch AAAAGGAAGGAGAAAAGGCTGCGCAGGAACTATAATACCCGGCCGCCAAATCGATCGCATCGATTTATCTGGAATTGATTAAGAAAAGTGGATTCCAGGTGTACTCGTGCAATAGCTTTAGCTGATACAGAATCAGCTTTAAAGTGTCCaagtagtgtgtatatatatatatatatatatatatatatatatatatatatatatatatatatatatatatagaatacaTAACACATACAATAAATACGCACATGTAAACATAAATAGCTCTATGAGAATTGTAAACACAATAATGCAAAAGTGCAAATGGgataaataaagattttttaAGGTTGGTAATATTTCTGAGGTAGGATATGGCAGTATAGTGTATCTTTGACAgctatttacatgtttaaatgatgtgtttaacactttaaaatatatcatTTACTTGAAAGGTGGATGCTTGGTGGTACAGGCTTTGCACAGGGATTGGTCCTGACAAAATGGACTGGTTTAAGTGTTCATAATGGTGACAGTCTGTCAATAAACTGTTCCTTTGGCTGGCTGTTTTGGCGAACAGTGTTCTGTAGTGCCTACCAGAGGGGAGAAGCTGAACCAGGTGAAATTACATCTACATCCATGCTAATTACAACTAGTTTTTTAACAAAGAAATGACAACCTCTTACAGGGGTGTAAACTGGGGCAACAACTGTTGAAAGAGGTCAGACTTATCCACTACTGACCAACTGCATGCCGAATCAGTAATTCGTGAATTAACTAGGAGTAAATTAATCTTTCCCCAAAAATGTATCTAGTTTAGCTGCTATTATAACAATGATTATTAGATGTAATGTTATCGTTGCTTAATTAAGAAGAAATATTGCAACTACAAGAACAAACAACTGAGCCATCTTGATGAAGGCTgtgagatgtggttgaaagctctggaaaaagctAAGCAAGTGTACCTTGAGTCAAGATTATTTGGtaatgctttattttacatcCCTCGTTTCTTGTTAcagattatttaaataaagaaataattatTAGTAAAAACAGAGACACGTCCACTTAAGTTCTTGTAAGTAAGTAAGCATACAATTCAGCATATATGGAGAATACAGTTTCccataatgaatgaataattaattaaatgggTTAAGTAGTTATGTTCCCTATAATTAACACCAAATTATAAAGTGTTTTAATTTCCAAGGAAATGATTACACAATGATGGACTTGCTTTTATGCAACCTAACCAAGCTTTATTCATGCTGCACTTTTGTAAAAAgtgcttaaaggtcccatggcatgaaaatgtcactttatgaggttttttaacattaatatgagttcccccagcctgactatggtcccccagtggctagaaatggggataggtgtaaaccgagccctgggtatcctgctctgcctttgagaaaatgaaagctcagatgggccgatctggaatctcctccttatgatgtcataaggaggaaggttacctcccctttctctcctcctctccttttcccaaagaatttggcccgcccatgagaaagagagagacatcatggctttcaaacgagcaaagtggcagttggtcaaggccacacccccaccctccaccttacccccccctctttcctcctcaacagctacagacacagaaatggcacatactaagtaaagctcattgtgggactggctctagtggctgtaattctgcaccaaggctgaatttcgggaaagagacttcagatacagcattaggggaccactaaggcctatataaaagcatccaaaaagcagcatgtcatgggacctttaaggcaATACAAATAATGCTTCATGTGACCAGTTGAAAGTATTCCTTTCAGTGTTGCAGCAGATTCAATTATTTGCAATGCTGTAATTTCCACCCCTCTCACTCCAATCACCCTGCCTTGGTGTCCAAGGCGTAACAGCAGTGTGACATTAGAAATAGGACAACTGTCTTTTTAATTTATATGGCACAGCAATATTAAATGTCCCTTTTGCAGTTTGGCAACACACTTGGGGGCTGGCATGAGGTGTGTGCTGCCAGCTGCCTGGCGGAGAGACCCCATCAGCCTACTATCGAAGAGTTTCTGCATTGCTGTCATTCCTGCTGGGAGTAGCTGATAGCACCACTGAAAGGTAAGACAGTGGCTCTCTGTGCTTTCTGTAGACTAGCCTACTGCATTTACAGTAGGATTTGTTGACTGGATATAATGTTGGTGCTGACAATGTCTCTGATGTTATTTATTTGCCGTCTTTGGATTGTGTGTTGTCACTGAAGCCCCGGGCACTCATTACACATCTGACAAGgtaagagacaaagaaaaaaagcttgtttttccaagtattattattattattattattattatgactgtCTCAAAATGTTGCATATCAAATCGGATTAGCCTCTCTTGTAATAACTGGAATATTTGGACTATAACACATGCTAAAGCTTTTTTGTTTAGTGATGTCATGATGTGGCTTTTTAAAACTTGTCAATCAAGTGCTACTAAGTTTGTCATTACTCACTCTATTTGCAGATGGCAGGAGAAATCTTTACCAACTTGGATAACCTGTGTAATGTGGATTGTACTAATGTCCACCCCTTGGTGTGTCACATGTGCCATGAGCAGTACCAATCCCCGTGTTTATTGGACTGCTACCATATCTTCTGTGCCCGGTGCCTGCGAGGCCGTACCAATGACAGCCGACTCAGCTGCCCCCTCTGTGGGTAAGAGATAGCACTATCGGGACCAATTTAGGCTGGGAATAGATGATCGATCTTGAAAGCAATGGAAAACCTAAACATATGTTCTTTTTCTCCACACAGATTGCATTATAAACTGGTGCTCTGCTCTGAAACTGCTCTATTCTAACTTACAAGGAAAATTTGGAAAAATATGGAGATGCTGAGTAATTAGCAGGCAATCTCAAACTGTTCAAACGTGATTAAGCTGTTTAAATGAGTgcaaaatataattttgctCCTTGAATCCCCAGGAGGGTCAAACGTTTTGTGTGAAAAGCCACATTTTCCCCACAGGCCCCAGTTTTGGCCAGCGTTGCTCAAAGGGATTTGTTCCACATAAGTTGATTAGTAGATTGGTTTGGTTCGTGCAGGAGGTTTGAGGAGAATCCCATTGGTCTCAGAGAGCATCAAGCCTCTCTGTTTTGGCTTTAGGGGTGCGGCTCAGTGACCCATTGCTGGCCTGGTCTGGGCAGGACAGACCTGAGTGGCTGGAGCAGCTGCAGGGTCATCCCAGTCTCTGATTTAGTCCTTGGTCCCAGCGCTCAACGGGGTCAGCAGGTTCCTCTAAGACCAGTCACACAGCAAACAAAGCATACTGGTATTTGGAACTGGTGCCAGCAGCTTAGGGCAATCAAAAGCAGTCACATGATACCAATCCATTTCATACCAGTCACCAGTCACCTTCAGCTCTGCAGTGTTAACTTTCCCTTTTCCCTATCAAATCACACAGGCATGTACAGAAACAACGTTTCAAAGTGATTATAAGGGAGCCTTTTGTACTGCGTCAGATACTTAACCCAGATTTTTCtatctctttttttgtgtggatgCAGACATTTAAATAGTGATGATGGGTTTCGTTGTCACCGCATTATTCTCACCTGCTCGTGTCATGTCATTTAGATACAGTTTCATTCATTGATTGGTTGATTCACTTTATTATCCCAGAGGGAAATTGGTTTGCACTGTGTCCACAAAATGTGACACGCACActaaaaaacatacacatttaaaagaaaatcaacgGGTAATCAGAGACACAGTCCGCACACGCAGTGAACAATACTACACAGCACCACCGTGCAGCGCTTATAAAGTACAAATATTTAATATGAAAAACTAATGTTGGTCACACTGAGGACTGTTGTCCTCTTAAAATAGTGTTTCTGCCTAGGCGACATACGTTACATTTTATAGTCACCCAGATTTTTTCCACTTGTCGACACTATACTATGAGGTCATTGTTGCGCATTAAATATATGGCTGAACCTGAGGCGACTTCCACATTCATCTGCCTTATAGCTATTTGATATTAACCTGTGTTGAGGTAGATAACGTGAACTACTCAGCTGTATCGCTGAGTCAAAGTAATACCAACAGTGCTTTTATTTACAGCACAATGCACTGAGAGATGAGGGGAAAAAACCGAGGTAATCATTGCTTTTCTTTGGAATAAATAACCTTGTGGGCACAGCTGTCTGGGCTCAGGCTACAGGGGCCCGCTGCCTGGCAGATACTATTtctatcagcagcagcagtctgcTAACAGCTGCTCACTCTAGAACCATGTAATCTAAGAATTCACTACTCTGCTATTAGTAGAACACAATAGATCCCCGTTGCTATGAAAACTAGATAAAACATGCACAGCAGACAGGGCCAAAGGGACATTAGCGTCACTGCAACTGAATTCAAATGAGGCAAACAGCATTATGGTTAAATCAAACAGGCCTGTGCAAATGTGGTGAATGCGACAGAAAACTGGCCACTGCATCTGCCAGCGTAGTCCTTTTCTACCTGAGATGAAATGGTCATGTTTGAACTCTTTTGGTTAACTAGAATTGGCTTTAAATCAGGACTGGTTAagcttttgtttaataaaaaaaaacatgtgttgACAACTATTTTTGATAGTTTGTTTGATAGCTGGTTCtcacttctcaaatgtgaggatttgctgcttctcTTTGTTTTAAATGGAGGTAAACCGAGtgtctttgggttttgggaTTGATGGGAGGCATAAAGGAAGAAATATAAAGATGCCACCTTGGGCTCGGGGAAATACTACTTCAACAAAATGATGAATAAATGAACTTATAACGGAAATAATAGTGAGTCGTAgcactaatatatatttatactaaGACGATCCTGTAGAAACAGTCACGTGAATCTGTAAAAAGCACCTAGACTTTAATCTATCCatcatagtacagtatacaATCTGGCTGGGAGCTCTGGCTTCGTCCCTCTGACTAATTATGCAGGTAAATTAGAGGTAAACTTATCAATTTGCATAATTTATTTAGCCGATGTCATGCATTTGTCACACAGTGTGTGGTTATCCAAGAGAAAAAGCATCATTTCAATCAGCGATAACAGGGCGCCATCTTCTGGAATGTCACAAGAATGCAATAAACAATGAGTTAAATGATTTCTCTTTTAATAACAGCAGTATCAATATTTTACAAATCATGTCACATATGCTTGCATGGATCTTTTCACGGTGCATGTAGACAACTTAGAATTCCTGTCACTGATAAATATACTGCTGGAAACAACCATTCACCCAGCGTTTAACTTAAGATGTATGAAATGGAACAAATAATATGGAGCGATATAAGTactctagttttttttttacatgacatTAACCAATCATCAGTTCATTTAGTCCTTTCAGGCGGTGCTGGCAGTTCATTTGTCCTCTTGATATCCCTCAGTCTTCATGTCATTCAGGCCAAGGTCTTCATTCTGCTCAAACGTGCGGGTGTACTTCTCGATAGTGATCTCGGGATCTGGATCCGGGGCGTACACGTTCTGCACATAGCTGTTCCCCGCTGGGTCGTCCAGGATGATGTGGACGTCCATCTCTCCGGCCATAATCTTGTCTATCTTATCCCCGAACTCGTTCAGCTTCTGCTGCCGAGCAGCGGTGCAACTGTCGCCGCACATGAAGGGGTTCTTGGAGATGATCAGGTCTTTGATGTCTTTCAGCAGCCCCTCCAGAGTGGTGAACTTCCCGCCCACGGCTGCCATCCCCAGCTCAAACTCCAGCTCGGGGATGATGACAGAGCACGTCTCCGACTTGAGCACGTCCCGGGTCATGTCCGACGGGTCGGTGAGGTGCAGGGTGATCTTGGTGCCCATCTCCTCCGTACCCCCGCCCGATTTCACCTCGTTGGTGCGGTGGCCGCAGCTGTCGcagttggtggccatgatgatGACCTCCTTGAAGTGGGGGATCTGGACCAGCTTCATGTTGGTCGCGGCCGGCGCGTTGCATTCGGGGCAGTTGGTGTTGAAGGCCAAAACCTCGTCCCTCATGGCATCTATGTCGTTGGCAGCcggttcctcctcctcttccaagTCATCATCAGCCCTTAGCCCCAGCTGCATGTCCTGCTGCATCGTCCGCTTGAACAGGGACACTGTCAGAGCATCATCTTTTTGAGGGGCCTTTGGGTTTTCCACAAAACTGTTGCCAGATGGATCCTCAATCACCAGAGTGAATTCGCTTTCGACCTCTTTTAACTGCCTCAGCTTCTGGATGAATTCGTCTATTTTCTCAGCCACCTCAGGGTCTGTCGCTCGTCTGACAGTTTGGTCCTGCTCCAAGCCTGAAACTGCTCGGTCTAACAGGCCCTCGATGGTAGAAAGTGCCCCTTTCTGGGTGAATGGAGGAATCTCAAAATCCAGCTCAGGGATTCTGGTGGTCGCACTGTCTGATTTAACAACTTCCCTGTTCAAGTCCTGCTTTGTTTTGACTTTCAGTGTGTAACACACGCCTTGGTCCTGAATCCGGCCTGCGGACTGGATCTCCGTGTTTGACCAGTCGCAGTGAGCGCAGCTGAAAGAGCTGATGATGACTTCTTTGAAGAACGGGATTTTGGTCAAAAGCAAACGTGTCATACCGTTTTTAAAGCAGTTCATGCACAGACTCTCGATCTCAGTGGGCTGCCAGTCAGCACCATCGGCGCTTATCTCCTTGAAAAGGTTCTCACTGCCCTCACCTCGCACATTGTCCTCGGAAataacagacatttttttttttattaaacgtCGGATAAGTTTCCCCTCGGTAAACTAACTGTTCGGCGCTCCCACTTGTCGTCGACTCGTTCAGGAATGTATGTCTTCAGGAACTTTCTAGATGACAGACCGCAACACCGCTAAACCTCAGCCAAGCACACGCATATAGAGCACACGACGTTTGTTTTACAGGTTCTTCCGTATTACCTTCTTCTATGGTGGAGGTGTCTTTGAGGTCACTGCTGCCCCCCTCAGGTATTCTGCAGTAGTACAGAAAACATGACCTGCAACTTCCGCTACAGGCAGGGCAATCATAGGCTACAGGTCACGtgtttactattttctttttaacaattTGTAGGTCTATTTAATATATATCTTGCACTGCACCGGGGCTGCACTGTCACGTTTATTTCCCTGTTTTCTgctttattaataaaaaataaataaattaaaaaataaaacaacaatacaaataaattaattaaaataaaataaattaaaaaataaaacaacaatagaaacaacagaaagaggcagagcaatagacatcaagtggaataggcagttttaaacagatgtgttttgagttATAGGCTATATGTATCTGTCTATATTGCCTTATGCTTTTGTATACCTTGTCCTAATGtctaaatgtttacattttatgaAGAGGTTTAAATTGTGAATTAGAACTTGTCTTGCCTTTAGAAAAGCAGCTAATGTCTGTGGGCCCCTTTTCTTTCATATGTGGAACATCTTCAGTAGTGAGGCCTGCTAGATTTGTCCAGTTGTAGAAGGGATTTTGTCATACTTGAGTTGGCTTGTGGTTTTAGTTTAAATTGTTCAAGTGAAAATCCAATATTTCAATTCCATGGATTTTCTACTGTTACATGTATGATTGTTATTGATagtagtttcttttcttttcttttcttttcttttttaagtttgCATGGGAAAGAGCCCAGTGTTGGTGAATTACTCAAGACCATTGTGGAATAGGTAGTAAGCTTTTTTGTTTCTCAAATTTGAGATGTGTGGTTGCCTTGTGTGTTCTTTTCCTGACTGCATACTTGTTATTGATTTTTTACTGTTGGTTGAGGGAATGTGGACTGGAATGggcgtttttaaaaaaaaatgtttttgcatatGCTGCAATCTTCTTTCAATTGATTTTGAATCTCTTGACATACAGAAGATAAAATATGATCCATTCATGCAATAACTTAAAGCTCCCCCATACACGTTTTGAGACACATACAAATACTCTGATTTGAATAATAATCTACAAAAAAGTTCAGTTACCTTGCTAACTATTCTTAAAACACACATCTTCTCATGTCTCCCTATTGAGAAAAATGTGTTCTATGAATGTGTAAATATTGTTCATTTCAAAAGTTCAACTACTTAAGTGTTAAGGAGGTTTCAAGTTTTCACATCAAACTTCTGTTCTCAAAGTTGCTTATCGAACCACGATTGGTTTCCAAACTACTTGTGATGCCACAAAATCCTGGCCATGCGTCTATACGTTTTAAACTCTCTTTAAGATGAGCACAAAGAAACTTTCTTCCTTcagcagatgaatgtgaaaacagccttttagtgtcaaactctgcacatacatcattctgcacagtgacAGACAACCACTCAAAAAACAGACATACAATAGCTAGTCACTGTTCTTCCTGTTACTTCACTTTCATTCTTAGTTTTTGTCAGATCgattcatttaaattatttctGGCATACATCAACGTGAAGAATAAAACAGATACTTGTTGCCAGTATGACTATTTTGATGATAAATGTCATACTTTTCTCAGGCTGTCTGAATGTCTGTCTTGTTCACAGTTATCCATCCATAGTAAAAGGGAATAGCTCCCTCCCACCAGAGGACCGTCTGCTGAAGTTCCTGGTCGACAACAATGCGGACGCTGAGCAGACAGTGCAGTGTGCCAACTGTGACCAGGAAAGTAACACAAAGGTATGAATTAACAGACAAAGCCATATCAATATTCATAGTTATTAAGGTAAAGGTCACCCAAAAGTTGGGCCTGCATTTTAAAACACAGTATTCTCTGTGCAGCTGTAGTGACATGACAAGTGAACACAGACATTAGAAATAAATGTACACTTATGTTACATGAAAGCTTAGCCAGGATGTGTTAGTAACTCACAATAACACAggatgagggggaaaaaagtggACTTCAAGTCCCATAAATCCTGTGAACATCCGGACAAACCGACACATGAGTCCTGGATTGCTTTATGTCTGAAGAtataaaagagaaacaaaagttTAAACAGAGATGAATCCAGCTTTTCATGGACAGGCGCCCCTTCATTACTGtaaggcagtggttcccaaccttttttccttggcgccccctcctacttatgtctaagaaaagttAAACACACACCCCAGAACACACTGTAAACGTGGTCTCTGtccagcccaggctccacaaacggcaacaaaaacaaactgcgccaacctgcaccaccaaacataacaaacagtgttccagccaataactgacaagaaggatttggaggtgggggttggggggttagtgcgcggaagggagggggaggggacgggatgaggaggagggagggacgaGCTAGCCTCGGTtctgtttgacaatacttcgaacgtcaacaagaagtgacgtcacccaacatcgcttagagcacctttaagtctgTGAAGTGTACGTTACTGACACCAGAACCTTCGCCAACCGATTTTGTAAATGACAAAAAGCCACTATGTGTCAAATATTTTGTGATTATATCATCTTTCAAACTATTTTGACAGCaagttttttgtctttttgacagAATATTTAGAATTGCACACATAGTAGCTTTGAGATTTATAGTATTTTGATCAAATATTGCCTTGTGTAGCTTTAAACAACATAAGCATCGCTACACTTTGCCTTTcagttgctttttttctttttcttatgtttCTGTACAGGACACAGGGGTGATGTACTACTGTAACACTTGTAGCCAGCCACTTTGCAACGCCTGCAGGGAGTTGACTCACAAGGCCAGAATGTTTTCCCACCATGAGATTGTATCCCTGGCCAAACGCACCAGAGCCAAACACAGGAAGTGCTGTGAGTACCACCTATAATTTACTCCAGAAGAATAACAAGGCCAACAAGGCtctgcttacttttaaaaagtagtatgaaaggcatGATGTTAATACTGTGTAAGTGGTTGACTTTTGTCAGCCAACCTTTGTTTGTATGTTGAAACCTCTTGTATCTATATTttgctagtctcacattgccagaccttcctccacagcgctgcggaggagggtctagctagtccacacagcattccgggatgggagaaaaacctgctccggtttattggcatttctttgaaccaatcacaatcgtcttgggcggtgctaagtgccaggcggagccacggtgccgctgctcgggaaggaacttgttttggtggaatgtgtacgttcaaaagttgttttagtctcacagaaaactcagattggacagatagtctagctagctgtctggatttaccctgcagagatctgaggagcagttaaccatagtcctcagaaatccaccgtaATTTAGAATGCCAAAACAAAGAaggcggaaggtaacggacatctggccgaatttccagcagcacctgaacaatcccagaaatgaaacgtcgtcaatATAGATTAGCATTTTTGCAAACCTGCTCATTGGAAAAACAGAACACTTTAAACTCTGGCGGTCctgtagcctggaaatccagacccaaatctgaaagattaagggtctggcactgagtaatgaaaatggcccaactcgaggggcggcaccaagcatgcatttgaaaatctcactgcacgcaattggataacactacgaccaatcacaacaatacacggggtgacgtatccagagccccatacgcttagccaccagcggagctaactggtagattaaactgtcgtcatctgtttagctcgcctctggtccgcctatatcagatacaccgatgtgattggtgcagcttggctacaagggcatagttaatgagcatcattactgaatgccagagtgactcgctgagcaaattcaaattgtgatcttgcgagaactctggatttccagggtagcgGTCCTGTGGGCTGAGGTTAAAAGGCTCTTTTAATCTGTGTCTCCACAGCTCTCCACGAGGAGCCCTACATCCTGTTCTCAACAGAGAATCAGTCCATGCTTTGCATCAAGTGCTTCAGAGACATGCAGGTGTAAGTCAATCCAAATGTATGAGTGACAGAagttcttctcttctcttctcttctcttctcttctcttctcttctcttctcttctcttctcttctcttctcttctcttccctcTGGCTCTCTTCTCCACATTAAATCAGGTGTGTTGTCTGTTTATCACAGGGAGAGTCGGACTCACTGCATTGATATTGAAACAGCTTACATGCAGGGCTGTGAGATGTTGGACCAGGCTGTGCTGGTGAGAGAGTCGTGTCTGTTTATCTACACATTTGGCATTATGAATAATTCAAGCACCCAGCAGCGGTGATGATAATGTGAGATGTGGTGCAGGTGTACTCAGAATGTGTGTAGGTCATTGCAATGCAATTTgaatatataaacaaaaaaatcaggAGTATTTTACAGCAATATGCAATATTTTGAGCATTGCTGAATTAAGCTGGGTCaaatacatacaataaaatacaataatatgtTAGATTTGCACCATTTGATATGGttatttatgtatataatatttacatatatacttttaaaaaaaatcttttttcatattatattatatgtaaTAAGTGTGAAATAGGcagtattaaaaaaatacaatctctATTGTTATAAGCTTAAGAGGCAAAATAGCCTCAATGCTTGCGTGTTTCAGCT encodes the following:
- the zpr1 gene encoding zinc finger protein ZPR1, which codes for MSVISEDNVRGEGSENLFKEISADGADWQPTEIESLCMNCFKNGMTRLLLTKIPFFKEVIISSFSCAHCDWSNTEIQSAGRIQDQGVCYTLKVKTKQDLNREVVKSDSATTRIPELDFEIPPFTQKGALSTIEGLLDRAVSGLEQDQTVRRATDPEVAEKIDEFIQKLRQLKEVESEFTLVIEDPSGNSFVENPKAPQKDDALTVSLFKRTMQQDMQLGLRADDDLEEEEEPAANDIDAMRDEVLAFNTNCPECNAPAATNMKLVQIPHFKEVIIMATNCDSCGHRTNEVKSGGGTEEMGTKITLHLTDPSDMTRDVLKSETCSVIIPELEFELGMAAVGGKFTTLEGLLKDIKDLIISKNPFMCGDSCTAARQQKLNEFGDKIDKIMAGEMDVHIILDDPAGNSYVQNVYAPDPDPEITIEKYTRTFEQNEDLGLNDMKTEGYQEDK